Proteins encoded by one window of Deltaproteobacteria bacterium:
- the hemB gene encoding porphobilinogen synthase: protein MGFPTTRLRRLRVSETLRRMIRETRLLPDQLIQPFFVVHGRDVRKPIRSMPGVYQLSVDTLIKEAKESYKLGIPAIILFGIPKKKDEQASEAYDLDGIVQRAVREIKSKIPGLVVITDVCLCEYMSHGHCGVVKSTQPPFVLRQSSGQVKGGKRGDFIIDNDSSLELLTKTALSHAEAGADIVAPSDMMDGRVKAIREGLDQSGFQNTILLSYAVKHASAFYGPFREAAESAPKFGDRKTYQMDPANAREAIREARLDAEEGADIIMVKPAGPSLDLIAAVRCSVNLPVAAYQVSGEYAMIKAAAEKGWLDEKAAMLESLTAIRRAGADLIVTYFARETARSL from the coding sequence ATGGGTTTTCCAACAACACGTCTGCGAAGGCTTAGGGTGAGTGAGACACTCCGCCGGATGATTCGTGAGACCCGGCTTCTGCCTGATCAACTGATCCAGCCGTTCTTTGTGGTGCATGGGAGAGATGTTCGAAAACCGATCCGGTCGATGCCGGGGGTTTATCAGTTATCAGTCGACACCCTCATCAAAGAGGCAAAGGAGAGTTACAAACTCGGCATCCCTGCCATCATTCTGTTTGGAATTCCGAAGAAGAAGGACGAACAGGCGTCCGAGGCGTATGATCTGGACGGGATTGTCCAGCGCGCAGTGAGAGAGATCAAATCAAAGATTCCTGGATTGGTTGTTATTACGGACGTCTGTTTGTGTGAGTATATGAGCCATGGGCACTGTGGTGTTGTGAAATCCACCCAACCCCCATTTGTCCTTCGACAGAGCTCAGGACAAGTCAAAGGGGGAAAGAGGGGGGATTTTATAATTGATAATGATTCCTCTCTAGAACTCCTCACAAAAACCGCCCTCTCCCACGCCGAGGCGGGGGCGGATATCGTTGCCCCCTCTGACATGATGGACGGTCGCGTGAAGGCAATTCGTGAAGGACTCGATCAATCCGGTTTTCAAAATACCATCCTCTTGAGTTATGCGGTCAAACATGCCTCCGCCTTCTACGGTCCGTTTCGGGAGGCGGCCGAGTCGGCCCCTAAATTTGGAGATCGAAAGACCTATCAGATGGACCCGGCCAACGCTCGTGAGGCGATCCGCGAGGCGCGCCTTGATGCTGAAGAGGGGGCCGACATCATCATGGTGAAACCGGCTGGCCCCTCGCTGGACCTGATTGCCGCGGTTCGTTGTTCCGTGAATTTGCCCGTGGCGGCCTATCAGGTCAGTGGTGAGTATGCGATGATCAAGGCGGCGGCCGAGAAGGGGTGGTTGGATGAAAAGGCGGCGATGTTGGAGAGCCTAACTGCGATTCGTCGTGCGGGGGCGGATTTGATTGTGACTTATTTTGCCAGAGAGACGGCACGATCACTTTAA
- the nfo gene encoding deoxyribonuclease IV has protein sequence MPYLGAHMSIAGGVGLAPERGASVGCEIIQIFTKANHNWAAKPLTDKECEAFKRNMDQHKIQTAFAHDSYLINLGSPDKTLHKKSLDAFIHELERAERLGLLALVFHPGSHVGSGEEEAIKRIAESVNRAHQKTKGFKVLVCYENAAGQGTNVGHRFEHLAQLIERTEEKKRTGICFDTQHAFASGYDLRTEEGYKKVFEEFDKIVGISKIKCFHLNDSKKELGSRVDRHEHIGKGHIGLTGFRCLMNDPRFKEHPMSLETPKGEDLKEDVENLKILRRLIKDYG, from the coding sequence ATGCCTTATCTCGGCGCTCATATGTCTATCGCCGGCGGAGTTGGACTGGCCCCCGAACGTGGTGCCTCTGTCGGCTGTGAGATTATCCAGATCTTTACCAAGGCGAACCACAACTGGGCGGCGAAACCATTAACTGACAAAGAGTGTGAGGCGTTTAAACGAAACATGGATCAACACAAGATCCAAACCGCCTTCGCGCATGATTCTTATCTAATTAACCTGGGTTCACCGGACAAGACACTCCACAAAAAATCGCTCGATGCGTTCATTCATGAACTGGAACGGGCCGAGAGGCTGGGGCTTTTGGCGCTTGTTTTTCACCCTGGTTCTCATGTCGGGTCGGGCGAAGAGGAGGCGATCAAGAGAATTGCCGAGTCAGTCAATCGGGCCCACCAAAAGACAAAGGGGTTTAAGGTCCTCGTCTGCTATGAGAACGCGGCAGGACAGGGAACAAACGTAGGGCATCGCTTCGAACACCTGGCGCAACTGATCGAACGAACAGAGGAGAAAAAGAGGACCGGCATCTGTTTCGATACCCAACATGCGTTTGCATCCGGCTACGACCTACGTACTGAAGAGGGATACAAAAAGGTATTTGAGGAGTTCGACAAAATCGTTGGCATTTCGAAGATCAAATGTTTTCATTTAAATGACTCCAAAAAAGAGCTGGGTTCACGCGTCGATCGCCACGAGCATATCGGAAAGGGGCATATCGGACTCACCGGTTTTCGGTGTTTGATGAACGATCCAAGATTTAAAGAACATCCGATGTCGCTGGAGACGCCAAAGGGAGAGGATCTGAAGGAGGATGTGGAAAATCTGAAGATACTACGCCGCTTGATTAAGGATTATGGTTGA